One segment of Acidobacteriota bacterium DNA contains the following:
- a CDS encoding type II toxin-antitoxin system HicA family toxin: MKVRDIIKRLQADGWILETQRGSHRQFVNPAFSDRKVTVNGKPGNDYSGDLLRWIFEQAGWDWKTRR; encoded by the coding sequence ATGAAGGTGCGCGACATCATCAAGCGACTGCAGGCGGACGGCTGGATCCTCGAGACGCAGCGCGGTAGCCACCGCCAGTTCGTCAACCCGGCGTTCTCCGACAGGAAGGTCACCGTGAACGGCAAGCCGGGCAACGACTACTCCGGCGATTTGTTGCGCTGGATCTTCGAGCAGGCCGGATGGGACTGGAAGACGCGCCGCTGA
- a CDS encoding acetylxylan esterase — MRTLVQVAGVVLGGVFLASGVRAQDVVTGALDIVVTPTNPTWTYAVGAPAAFSVDVRRDGRSLPGVTVTVRCGPEMLPPTVTREVTSGAALVVVEAGTMTSPGFLRCIGTADHEGRSYRGVGTAGFDPSRIGPTVSDPVDFDTFWRAGKERLARIPVDLTREPLPTYGGAGISVSQVSFQTVGLDPDATTTSRMYGILCEPTTPGPHPALLSVPGAGVRPYRGLIEPCRRGIITLQIGIHGLPVTLDPVVYTGLGAGSLSRYFMNNVEDRDRFFFRRVYLSTVRANDVLTSLPGYDGSNLGVVGGSQGGALAIVTAALDPRVKALSSTYPALSDLTGYARGRAGGWPHFFHPTRPGPKATPEALATLPYYDVVNFARRVKAPGIYTWGYNDETCPPTSIFSAFNVITAPKVWMLALTTGHNTTLEQTRRLEHWMETALTTGRAPSGIPQPPTEAR, encoded by the coding sequence ATGCGGACATTGGTGCAGGTTGCGGGAGTGGTTCTGGGGGGCGTGTTCCTGGCTTCAGGGGTGCGCGCGCAGGACGTCGTCACGGGCGCGCTCGACATCGTCGTCACGCCGACCAATCCGACGTGGACGTATGCCGTCGGGGCGCCGGCGGCGTTCAGCGTCGACGTGCGGCGCGATGGACGGTCGCTGCCGGGTGTGACGGTGACCGTGCGGTGCGGTCCCGAGATGCTGCCACCGACGGTGACGCGCGAGGTCACGAGCGGCGCGGCGCTGGTCGTCGTGGAGGCCGGCACGATGACATCCCCGGGATTCCTGCGGTGCATCGGAACGGCAGACCACGAAGGGCGCAGCTATCGCGGGGTCGGTACGGCGGGATTCGATCCGTCGCGCATCGGACCGACAGTGTCGGATCCGGTGGACTTCGACACGTTCTGGCGCGCCGGCAAGGAGAGGCTCGCACGCATCCCCGTCGATCTGACGCGTGAGCCGTTGCCTACGTATGGCGGGGCCGGCATCAGCGTGTCTCAGGTCAGCTTCCAGACCGTTGGCCTCGATCCGGACGCGACCACGACGAGTCGCATGTACGGCATCCTGTGCGAGCCGACGACGCCGGGACCGCACCCGGCGCTGCTGTCGGTGCCCGGCGCGGGTGTCAGACCGTATCGCGGCCTCATCGAGCCCTGCCGGCGCGGCATCATCACGCTGCAGATCGGCATCCACGGCCTGCCCGTCACGCTCGATCCGGTCGTCTACACGGGTTTGGGTGCCGGCAGCCTCTCGCGCTACTTCATGAACAACGTCGAGGATCGCGACAGGTTCTTCTTCAGACGCGTGTATCTGTCGACCGTGCGCGCCAACGACGTGCTCACGAGTCTGCCAGGCTACGACGGTTCCAACCTCGGTGTCGTTGGCGGGAGCCAGGGCGGCGCGTTGGCGATCGTGACGGCGGCGCTCGATCCGCGCGTCAAGGCGCTTTCGTCGACGTATCCGGCGCTCTCGGATCTCACCGGATACGCGCGCGGTCGCGCCGGCGGTTGGCCGCACTTCTTCCATCCCACGCGACCCGGTCCGAAGGCGACGCCCGAGGCGCTGGCGACGCTGCCGTACTACGACGTCGTCAACTTCGCGCGTCGCGTGAAGGCGCCGGGCATCTACACCTGGGGCTACAACGACGAGACGTGTCCACCGACGTCGATCTTCTCGGCGTTCAACGTCATCACGGCCCCGAAGGTGTGGATGCTCGCGTTGACGACGGGCCACAACACGACGTTGGAGCAGACGCGTCGTCTCGAACACTGGATGGAGACCGCGCTGACGACAGGGCGAGCGCCGTCAGGGATTCCCCAGCCACCGACCGAAGCACGGTAG